A region from the Clostridia bacterium genome encodes:
- a CDS encoding electron transfer flavoprotein subunit beta/FixA family protein, which translates to MEIVVCIKQVPDTTEITIDPVTNTLNRAGVPAIVNPFDAYALELAVQYKEKYANDATITVVSMGPPQAKAALKECLSVGAQDAYLVTDRAFGGSDTLATGYIISTTLKKICQLKGIDHFDLIFCGKQAIDGDTAQVGPQTAEYMDLPQVTYAVDMEECPTAGAVRVKKECEDGFRVIELPMPCIITVTKPKWEPRLATIKSKMAANKKVIAEITAADMEGLIDTNRCGLKGSPTKVRKTFVPQKKQGGLKIQGEAAADAAKKLVGLLADAKII; encoded by the coding sequence GTGGAAATAGTTGTATGTATCAAACAAGTACCGGATACTACCGAAATCACCATCGATCCGGTTACCAATACTCTTAACAGAGCAGGCGTTCCCGCAATCGTTAACCCGTTCGACGCATATGCACTTGAGCTGGCTGTTCAGTACAAGGAAAAGTATGCTAACGACGCTACGATCACCGTTGTAAGCATGGGCCCCCCGCAGGCAAAGGCAGCTTTAAAGGAATGCCTTTCCGTAGGCGCTCAGGACGCATATCTCGTTACCGACCGTGCATTCGGCGGTTCCGATACGCTCGCTACCGGTTATATCATTTCGACCACGTTAAAGAAGATCTGCCAGCTTAAGGGTATCGATCATTTCGATCTTATCTTCTGCGGCAAGCAGGCTATCGACGGCGATACCGCACAGGTTGGCCCGCAGACTGCTGAGTACATGGATCTTCCGCAGGTTACCTACGCGGTTGATATGGAAGAGTGCCCGACTGCAGGCGCTGTTCGCGTTAAGAAGGAATGCGAAGACGGTTTCCGTGTAATAGAGCTTCCCATGCCCTGCATCATCACCGTTACGAAGCCGAAGTGGGAGCCTAGACTTGCTACCATTAAGAGCAAGATGGCTGCCAACAAGAAGGTTATAGCTGAGATCACCGCTGCAGATATGGAAGGTCTTATCGACACGAACCGCTGCGGTCTTAAGGGCTCGCCGACGAAGGTTAGAAAGACTTTCGTTCCGCAGAAGAAGCAGGGCGGTCTTAAGATTCAGGGCGAAGCTGCTGCTGACGCTGCTAAGAAGCTTGTAGGCTTACTCGCTGATGCGAAGATAATATAA